From Gigantopelta aegis isolate Gae_Host chromosome 11, Gae_host_genome, whole genome shotgun sequence, the proteins below share one genomic window:
- the LOC121385252 gene encoding 5-hydroxytryptamine receptor 4-like: MSNNSTSSYCDAILASSAGPPPVYNHTTRMAIAAVLGILLAVTFLGNVVLILAIVQNRRLHTRTNVFVASLATADIGVSLLVMPFGIYQQASNKEWRLGELVCLLSTSADVMLCTVSILHLLCLCLDRYLAICHPYLLQHVGKRLTCQIIVACWVLPIFISFLPIMNKWNTIGIEHFIACLVPPEGVCVFLVNPEFAVICSIVAFYIPVTTMTVCYWRIYRIAQSQMEQISKMTLGKLRKKTKAATTLVIVMACFSICWSPFFLLNVIDPFIGYRIPYVAWLVAQWLGYINSAMNPFLFSFFNSTFRVSICRVLGCNKYRSKIETETSVTMSLQDSTFR; encoded by the coding sequence ATGTCTAACAACTCTACGTCATCTTACTGTGACGCGATTCTAGCCAGCTCGGCGGGGCCTCCGCCCGTCTACAACCACACGACCCGGATGGCGATAGCGGCCGTGCTTGGGATCTTGCTAGCCGTCACGTTCCTAGGCAACGTCGTGCTCATCCTCGCCATCGTGCAGAACCGGCGGCTGCATACACGTACTAACGTCTTCGTGGCGTCGCTTGCAACCGCCGACATCGGCGTATCGCTGCTCGTGATGCCGTTCGGGATCTACCAGCAGGCGAGCAACAAGGAGTGGCGTCTGGGCGAACTCGTCTGTCTGCTGTCGACGAGCGCGGACGTGATGCTGTGCACGGTGTCCATCCTGCACCTGTTGTGCCTGTGTCTGGACCGCTACCTCGCCATCTGCCACCCGTACCTGCTGCAACACGTGGGGAAGCGGCTCACCTGCCAGATTATCGTCGCTTGCTGGGTGCTTCCCATCTTCATCTCCTTCCTGCCCATCATGAACAAGTGGAACACCATCGGCATCGAGCACTTCATCGCTTGCCTGGTGCCGCCAGAGGGCGTGTGCGTGTTCCTCGTGAACCCGGAGTTCGCCGTGATCTGTTCCATCGTGGCCTTCTACATCCCGGTGACCACCATGACTGTCTGCTACTGGAGGATCTACCGGATCGCGCAGTCCCAGATGGAGCAGATATCGAAGATGACTCTTGGAAAGCTGAGGAAAAAGACGAAAGCCGCCACCACCCTTGTGATCGTGATGGCGTGCTTTTCCATCTGTTGGTCGCCTTTCTTCCTCCTCAACGTCATCGACCCGTTCATCGGCTACAGGATTCCGTACGTGGCGTGGCTGGTGGCACAGTGGCTCGGCTACATAAACTCCGCCATGAACCCATTCCTCTTCTCCTTCTTCAACAGCACCTTCAGGGTCAGCATCTGCAGAGTGCTCGGCTGTAACAAATACCGCAGCAAAATAGAAACTGAGACTTCTGTAACTATGTCACTGCAAGATTCCACATTTAGATGA